Proteins encoded within one genomic window of Alcanivorax sp. REN37:
- a CDS encoding GNAT family N-acetyltransferase: MSAQGKGAVEAAYHALEQCFWAGLSRAHWHSASGAVQGFLSAVPDATGFNQLYATAEAVPAEFDQVLAAFAAYPVDITLVLHQDAHQRLRERLAQLPVTAGDATTAMYCDLRQLRIAAPVAGASVQGPAAPLHDWAVPLGSAFADPQQPDDGGRFLSLYRDAHGCALDAGVPLQHWLLREQGEVRTSLTLTQLADTVRLDDIGTDPRHQRRGLAGMLVSEVLQQAREQGARWAVLEASGAGLGLYQRLGFQPLFEYRTLILQQH; encoded by the coding sequence ATGTCCGCGCAGGGAAAGGGCGCCGTTGAGGCGGCGTACCATGCCCTGGAACAGTGCTTCTGGGCCGGCCTTAGCCGTGCCCATTGGCACAGCGCGTCAGGTGCGGTGCAGGGATTCCTCAGCGCCGTACCAGACGCCACCGGGTTCAACCAACTTTATGCCACCGCTGAGGCGGTACCCGCCGAATTCGATCAGGTGTTGGCAGCGTTCGCCGCCTATCCTGTTGATATCACCTTGGTCCTGCATCAGGACGCCCACCAACGGTTGCGTGAGCGCTTGGCGCAGCTGCCGGTGACCGCCGGTGATGCCACCACCGCCATGTATTGCGACCTGCGACAGCTTCGTATTGCCGCGCCTGTGGCCGGTGCCAGCGTGCAGGGTCCCGCCGCGCCGCTGCACGATTGGGCAGTGCCGCTGGGCAGCGCCTTTGCCGATCCGCAGCAGCCGGATGATGGCGGTCGCTTCCTGAGTCTTTACCGCGATGCTCATGGCTGTGCACTGGACGCCGGTGTGCCGTTGCAGCACTGGCTGCTGCGTGAGCAGGGCGAGGTGCGCACCAGTCTGACGCTGACGCAGCTCGCTGATACGGTGCGATTGGACGACATCGGCACCGACCCGCGTCACCAGCGACGCGGCCTGGCCGGGATGTTGGTCAGTGAGGTGTTGCAGCAGGCACGTGAGCAAGGGGCCCGCTGGGCGGTCTTGGAAGCTTCAGGTGCTGGCCTTGGGCTCTACCAACGACTCGGTTTCCAGCCGCTGTTTGAGTACCGCACGCTGATCCTCCAGCAGCACTGA
- a CDS encoding fumarate hydratase: MTVIRQDDLIQSVADALQYISYYHPADFIRAVHEAYEREENPAAKDAMAQILVNSRMSAMGHRPICQDTGIVTVFCKVGMNVQFDGDMSLTDMINEGVRRAYNHPDNVLRASVLADPDGKRANTKDNTPAVIHYDIVPGDTVDIQVAAKGGGSEAKSKFAMLNPSDSIVDWVLQMVPQMGAGWCPPGMLGIGIGGTAEKAMLLAKESLMESIDIHELQARGAQNRAEELRLELFEKINALGIGAQGLGGLTTVLDVKVYDYPTHAANKPVALIPNCAATRHAHFVLDGSGPADLKAPSLDQWPDIAWGDGGQSRRVNLDAITPEEVQSWKSGDTLLLSGKLLTGRDAAHKRMTDMIAKGEKLPVDFTNRFIYYVGPVDPVGDEVVGPAGPTTATRMDKFTRTMLEQTGLIGMVGKAERGQTAIDAIRDNKAVYLMAVGGAAYLVSKAIRSAKVVAFEDLGMEAIYEFDVEDMPVTVAVDSDGVSVHRTGPKIWQAKIGKIPVTED; encoded by the coding sequence ATGACGGTGATTCGCCAGGACGACCTCATCCAGAGCGTCGCGGATGCCCTGCAGTACATTTCCTACTACCACCCGGCGGACTTCATCCGTGCCGTGCACGAAGCTTATGAGCGCGAAGAAAACCCGGCGGCGAAAGATGCCATGGCACAGATTCTGGTGAACTCGCGCATGTCGGCCATGGGTCACCGGCCGATTTGCCAAGACACCGGTATCGTCACGGTGTTCTGCAAGGTTGGCATGAATGTGCAGTTCGATGGCGACATGAGCCTCACTGACATGATTAACGAAGGGGTGCGCCGCGCCTACAACCACCCGGACAACGTGCTGCGCGCTTCGGTGCTGGCCGACCCCGACGGCAAGCGTGCCAACACCAAAGACAACACCCCGGCGGTGATCCACTACGACATCGTGCCCGGCGACACCGTGGACATCCAAGTGGCGGCCAAGGGCGGCGGTTCGGAAGCCAAATCTAAGTTCGCCATGCTTAACCCGTCCGATTCCATCGTTGATTGGGTGCTGCAGATGGTGCCGCAGATGGGCGCTGGCTGGTGCCCGCCGGGCATGCTCGGCATCGGCATTGGTGGCACCGCTGAAAAAGCGATGCTGCTGGCAAAAGAATCGCTGATGGAGTCCATCGACATCCACGAACTGCAGGCACGCGGTGCGCAAAACCGTGCCGAAGAGCTGCGTCTGGAACTGTTCGAAAAGATCAACGCACTCGGCATCGGCGCCCAAGGTCTTGGTGGTTTGACCACGGTGCTGGATGTGAAGGTCTACGATTACCCGACTCACGCGGCCAACAAGCCGGTGGCGCTGATCCCGAACTGTGCCGCCACCCGCCACGCGCACTTTGTGCTCGATGGCAGCGGTCCGGCGGATCTGAAAGCGCCGAGCTTGGACCAGTGGCCGGATATCGCTTGGGGCGACGGCGGTCAGTCGCGTCGTGTGAACCTGGATGCCATCACCCCGGAAGAAGTGCAGAGCTGGAAATCCGGCGACACGCTGCTGCTGTCCGGCAAGCTGCTGACCGGTCGCGATGCGGCCCACAAGCGCATGACCGACATGATCGCTAAAGGCGAAAAACTGCCGGTGGACTTCACCAACCGCTTTATCTACTACGTCGGTCCGGTGGACCCGGTGGGCGACGAAGTGGTCGGCCCGGCTGGCCCCACCACTGCCACCCGCATGGACAAGTTCACTCGCACCATGCTGGAGCAAACCGGCCTGATCGGCATGGTCGGCAAAGCTGAGCGTGGCCAGACCGCCATCGACGCCATCCGCGACAACAAGGCGGTGTACTTGATGGCGGTGGGCGGCGCCGCCTACCTGGTGTCGAAAGCGATCCGCAGCGCCAAGGTCGTGGCATTCGAAGACCTGGGCATGGAAGCGATCTACGAGTTCGACGTGGAAGACATGCCGGTGACGGTGGCGGTGGACAGCGACGGCGTATCGGTGCACCGCACCGGGCCGAAGATCTGGCAAGCCAAAATCGGCAAGATTCCGGTCACCGAGGACTGA